One window from the genome of Pedobacter schmidteae encodes:
- a CDS encoding DUF983 domain-containing protein — MKPISKLQAVAGCKCPRCREGAIFYGRMYALKAQGTNEFCPVCNLRFEREPGFFYVAMFISYAMNVAEMITISVATYILGVALVYENLWIYAGIILVGVLLFAPFNYRYSRVFLLHWLTPGLGYMPKP, encoded by the coding sequence ATGAAACCGATATCAAAATTACAGGCAGTTGCAGGATGTAAATGTCCGAGATGCCGCGAAGGTGCTATTTTTTATGGAAGAATGTATGCTTTAAAAGCACAGGGTACAAACGAATTTTGTCCGGTTTGTAACCTGCGCTTCGAACGTGAGCCCGGCTTTTTCTACGTAGCCATGTTTATCAGCTATGCCATGAATGTGGCCGAAATGATCACCATCAGTGTGGCTACTTATATACTTGGTGTTGCCCTGGTTTATGAAAACCTATGGATTTATGCAGGAATTATCCTGGTAGGGGTACTTTTATTTGCCCCATTCAACTACCGTTATTCACGTGTTTTCCTGTTGCATTGGCTTACGCCAGGTTTAGGCTATATGCCTAAACCTTAG
- a CDS encoding Crp/Fnr family transcriptional regulator, with protein sequence MLIKYLLSNHYEAVPYKKGAVIYEPGAQPKAVYFIKSGEVRMVTVNDDGKEFIQGIFKANQYFGEPALLVNKPYLAYTIVTRDAEIITVSKDNFFKLFEEDRSFSMELIKTLSNRLFYKSMMLEELANEQAEHRITTLISYLFKNLEKDTVLDITRQQLADMSGLRVETVIRIVKKLADQKILKLQRGKIIKIQT encoded by the coding sequence ATGCTTATAAAATATCTGCTAAGCAATCATTATGAAGCAGTTCCTTATAAGAAAGGTGCCGTTATCTATGAACCAGGAGCACAGCCTAAAGCCGTTTACTTCATCAAAAGTGGCGAAGTAAGGATGGTTACCGTCAATGATGATGGTAAGGAATTTATACAAGGCATTTTTAAAGCCAATCAATATTTTGGAGAGCCTGCTTTGCTGGTAAACAAACCCTATTTGGCTTATACCATAGTAACCAGGGATGCAGAAATTATTACGGTGTCTAAAGACAACTTTTTTAAGTTATTTGAAGAAGACCGTTCTTTTAGCATGGAATTGATTAAAACATTGAGTAACCGGTTATTTTATAAATCCATGATGTTGGAGGAACTGGCCAACGAACAAGCCGAACACCGCATTACAACATTGATCAGTTACCTGTTTAAAAACCTCGAAAAAGATACCGTATTAGACATTACAAGGCAACAATTGGCTGATATGAGCGGTTTAAGGGTGGAGACCGTAATCCGCATTGTAAAAAAACTTGCCGATCAGAAAATTCTAAAATTACAGCGCGGAAAGATCATTAAAATACAAACATGA
- a CDS encoding DUF3575 domain-containing protein — translation MQKNFTKNSLFLLLCTMICAVNTVNAQDATTDADGKNLVKWNFAALALKNYSFQYERAIAKKISVAVGVRFSPKSDLPFKSNVEKLIDNDDTWNSIKNFKTSNFALTPEVRFYMGQGVFRGFYIAPFVRYAKYKIEGPYTFDVTVGSTTQTETIPLSGDITGLTGGLLFGAQWKLSKLVYLDWWILGPNYGTSSGNISGKKTLSTDEQDALRDALTDLDDLPLIKTKSTVNGEGAKVDFDGPFGGLRAGLSIGFRF, via the coding sequence ATGCAAAAAAACTTTACTAAAAATTCATTATTTCTACTGCTTTGTACCATGATCTGTGCAGTAAACACGGTAAATGCACAGGACGCCACTACAGACGCAGATGGAAAGAACCTGGTGAAATGGAATTTTGCCGCCCTTGCTTTAAAAAACTACTCGTTCCAATACGAGCGCGCCATTGCTAAAAAAATATCGGTAGCAGTTGGTGTGAGGTTTTCGCCAAAGTCTGACCTGCCTTTTAAGTCAAACGTCGAAAAACTGATTGACAACGATGACACCTGGAACAGCATTAAAAATTTTAAAACCAGCAACTTTGCCCTGACTCCTGAAGTAAGATTTTACATGGGACAAGGTGTATTCAGAGGATTTTATATTGCTCCTTTTGTGCGTTATGCAAAGTACAAGATTGAAGGTCCTTACACTTTTGATGTAACTGTTGGAAGTACTACCCAAACAGAGACTATTCCTTTAAGTGGCGACATTACCGGCCTTACCGGCGGTTTGCTTTTTGGTGCACAATGGAAACTGAGCAAACTGGTATACCTTGACTGGTGGATTTTAGGCCCGAACTATGGTACCTCATCGGGAAATATTTCAGGTAAAAAGACTTTGAGTACAGACGAACAAGATGCATTAAGAGATGCCTTGACCGACCTGGACGATCTGCCGTTAATCAAAACCAAATCTACCGTGAACGGAGAAGGTGCAAAGGTAGACTTCGATGGTCCATTTGGTGGTTTGAGAGCTGGCTTAAGCATTGGCTTCCGTTTTTAG
- a CDS encoding D-alanine--D-alanine ligase codes for MKKIIALLTGGTTGEWVVSVKSAATIAQNLDASKFEVYKIMLTQQGWFYEPADSVKIEVDRNDFSLNLKGKKITFDGVFIAIHGAPGEDGKLQGYFDMLGLPYTTCDALTSAVTMNKGYTKAIVNGIEGLHIAKSAQIFDTGEYDIAKLKTELKTPYFVKPNNGGSSIGMTKVNHANDLQTAIDKAFKEDSQVLIEEFISGREFTVGVVKLDGKVTVLPVTEVETAKEFFDFEAKYTPGVATETTPAPIRLETRARVEEIAKNVYLKLNCRGVVRIDFILTEDEGDFYFIEINTIPGQTATSFIPQQVEAAGMKLNDFYTKLIRETIG; via the coding sequence ATGAAAAAAATAATCGCATTGCTAACCGGAGGAACAACCGGAGAGTGGGTAGTTTCGGTTAAAAGTGCAGCAACAATCGCTCAGAATCTGGACGCCAGTAAGTTTGAAGTATATAAAATTATGCTTACCCAGCAAGGTTGGTTTTATGAACCTGCCGATTCGGTAAAAATTGAAGTCGATAGGAATGATTTTTCTTTGAATCTGAAAGGGAAAAAAATAACTTTTGACGGTGTGTTTATAGCCATACATGGTGCGCCAGGTGAAGACGGCAAACTGCAAGGATATTTCGATATGCTTGGCTTGCCGTATACCACCTGCGATGCCCTTACCTCGGCCGTAACCATGAATAAAGGCTACACCAAAGCGATTGTAAATGGAATTGAAGGTCTGCACATCGCCAAATCGGCGCAGATTTTTGATACTGGTGAGTATGATATCGCGAAACTGAAAACTGAGCTTAAAACGCCATATTTTGTTAAACCAAATAATGGGGGTAGTAGTATTGGCATGACCAAAGTTAACCATGCAAATGACTTGCAAACAGCCATCGACAAAGCTTTTAAAGAAGATAGTCAGGTATTAATTGAAGAGTTTATCTCAGGAAGGGAATTTACCGTTGGCGTGGTAAAACTAGATGGAAAAGTTACTGTATTGCCGGTTACAGAAGTAGAAACCGCTAAGGAGTTTTTTGATTTCGAAGCCAAATATACCCCAGGTGTCGCCACCGAAACTACACCTGCACCTATCCGGTTAGAAACCCGTGCCCGTGTAGAAGAAATTGCTAAAAATGTATACTTAAAGTTGAATTGCCGTGGCGTGGTCCGTATCGATTTTATCCTTACTGAAGATGAAGGCGATTTTTACTTCATCGAAATCAATACCATTCCCGGACAAACAGCAACCAGCTTTATTCCTCAGCAGGTGGAAGCCGCCGGAATGAAATTAAATGATTTCTACACCAAATTGATCAGAGAAACAATAGGGTAG
- a CDS encoding PASTA domain-containing protein translates to MGKFLSYLKTTSFRNNIIAAILTVVVLLMAAFFSLRYYTKHGQGLDVPELKGLSFTQAVQKLEALGLRYEVDSVYIMDSAPGIVVDQDPEAKTFVKDNRTIYLTINTALAPNAKFPDVEFKSLREAQALIESFGLKLGDTTYKPDVSRDVVLQALFGGQPIKAGESLPKGSRINLVLGDGKGNEEVEIPSLIGLTKDEALFALRNGAMLNLGIISYEGTITDSATAVVIRQDPFATDSLIKVKIGTPVNITLSNK, encoded by the coding sequence ATGGGCAAATTCCTATCTTATCTAAAGACTACCTCTTTTAGAAACAACATAATTGCTGCTATACTTACTGTAGTTGTGCTGTTAATGGCTGCTTTCTTTAGTTTAAGATACTATACCAAACACGGACAAGGTTTAGATGTACCCGAGTTGAAAGGTCTTTCGTTTACACAAGCCGTGCAGAAACTGGAAGCACTTGGCCTGCGCTACGAGGTAGATTCGGTATATATTATGGATTCGGCACCGGGTATTGTGGTAGATCAGGATCCGGAGGCTAAGACTTTTGTAAAAGACAACCGTACCATTTACCTGACTATCAATACAGCGCTGGCGCCAAATGCAAAGTTTCCTGATGTAGAATTTAAATCACTTAGAGAAGCACAGGCGTTGATTGAGAGTTTTGGATTGAAACTTGGTGATACCACCTATAAACCCGATGTAAGCAGAGATGTTGTGCTACAGGCACTATTTGGGGGGCAACCCATTAAAGCAGGCGAAAGCTTACCTAAGGGTTCAAGAATAAACCTGGTGCTGGGCGATGGCAAAGGAAATGAGGAAGTAGAAATCCCTTCGCTTATTGGCCTAACCAAAGATGAAGCGCTATTTGCACTTAGAAATGGAGCGATGCTTAACCTTGGTATCATCAGCTACGAGGGTACAATAACAGATTCGGCTACGGCTGTAGTGATTAGACAGGATCCTTTTGCTACCGATTCCTTAATCAAAGTTAAAATCGGAACCCCGGTAAACATTACCCTTTCCAATAAATAA
- the mltG gene encoding endolytic transglycosylase MltG, with product MTNEKKSMKTGTKMILLGLLVVLAIGGYFGLKFYKVYFSANTTGKEKYLYVRTGHTLDDLFEELRRKDILTEIGTFSQAAAKMDLARSLKPGRYKLTKGMNNRSIINMLKSGNQDPVKLKFQNLRKKENFAGYLSGNLEPDSLTFMNVLDSAALIEKYGFNKDNSYVMFIPNTYEMYWNVTASDFFERMHQEYEKFWNDERKQKAAALNLTPIQVSILASIVDAEALYDKEMPIIAGLYLNRLNKGILLQADPTVIFANNDFTVKRVTNSLLQVQSKYNTYKYAGLPPGPIMMPSINAIDAVLNRDKNNYIYMCAKEDFSGYHNFAVTVQEHELNAKKYREALNKRNIYK from the coding sequence ATGACTAACGAAAAGAAAAGCATGAAAACCGGCACTAAAATGATATTGCTTGGCCTATTGGTTGTTTTAGCTATAGGTGGCTACTTTGGATTAAAATTTTACAAGGTGTATTTTTCCGCCAACACAACCGGTAAAGAAAAATATCTGTATGTACGAACCGGTCACACGTTGGATGATTTGTTTGAGGAACTTCGCCGTAAGGATATTTTAACTGAAATTGGCACTTTTAGTCAGGCTGCTGCCAAAATGGATCTGGCCCGTTCTTTAAAACCAGGACGTTACAAACTGACAAAAGGAATGAACAACCGCAGCATCATCAATATGCTAAAGTCGGGCAATCAGGATCCGGTAAAGTTGAAATTTCAGAATTTAAGGAAAAAAGAAAATTTTGCAGGTTATCTGTCCGGAAACTTAGAACCAGATTCGTTGACTTTTATGAATGTACTGGATTCGGCAGCTTTGATAGAGAAATATGGTTTTAACAAAGACAACAGCTATGTCATGTTTATTCCAAATACCTATGAAATGTACTGGAATGTAACTGCAAGCGATTTTTTTGAAAGAATGCATCAGGAATATGAGAAATTTTGGAATGATGAGCGCAAACAAAAGGCAGCAGCGTTGAACCTTACGCCTATACAGGTTTCCATTTTGGCTTCGATAGTGGATGCTGAAGCTTTGTATGATAAAGAAATGCCGATTATTGCGGGGCTGTATTTAAACAGGCTGAATAAAGGAATATTGCTTCAGGCCGATCCGACAGTAATTTTTGCCAACAACGACTTTACCGTAAAAAGGGTAACCAATTCGCTGCTACAGGTACAGTCAAAATACAATACCTATAAATATGCAGGCTTGCCGCCGGGCCCTATCATGATGCCAAGCATCAATGCGATTGACGCGGTACTGAACAGAGATAAAAACAACTATATTTATATGTGCGCTAAAGAAGACTTTTCGGGATACCACAATTTCGCGGTTACGGTTCAGGAACATGAGCTGAATGCGAAGAAATACCGGGAAGCCCTAAACAAGCGCAACATTTACAAATAG
- a CDS encoding YihY/virulence factor BrkB family protein: MEWVHRQLLKIRIYALFIDWTKVCVLPGFSPLPLYTIASFFFKEIGKDSLVNKASSLAYNFMLALFPGIIFLFTLIPFIPKRIGFQARLTDFIELILPGDAFKAFEHTLNEIVNKQNGGLLSFGFLLSLFFATNGVHSLMMAFNKSSLIIETRTWLKQRFIAIVLTVIIALSVIICITAMFVGEFALNYIDNHLDLKGNFITYIIQLVRWSLLGILYFVTISILYRYGPAHAKKWHFFSAGSWLATILAFLTILGFSFYINNFSSYNKVYGSISVLIVLMIWLYLNSLILLIGFELNASVDLSKRSVKIIKPNFNMFKKSASTPHNSEK; this comes from the coding sequence ATGGAGTGGGTACATAGGCAACTGTTAAAAATCAGGATTTATGCGTTGTTTATAGACTGGACCAAAGTATGCGTACTTCCCGGTTTTAGTCCGCTGCCCTTGTATACCATTGCTTCCTTCTTTTTTAAAGAGATCGGTAAAGATTCCCTGGTCAATAAGGCATCCTCTTTGGCCTATAATTTTATGCTGGCGCTTTTTCCCGGCATCATCTTTTTATTTACGCTGATCCCTTTTATACCCAAACGTATTGGTTTTCAAGCAAGGCTGACGGATTTTATTGAGCTCATATTACCGGGGGATGCGTTTAAGGCTTTTGAGCATACTTTAAATGAGATTGTAAATAAACAAAACGGGGGCTTATTATCGTTTGGTTTTCTGTTGTCTCTATTTTTTGCCACCAATGGGGTGCACAGCCTAATGATGGCTTTTAATAAATCATCGTTGATTATTGAAACCCGTACCTGGTTAAAACAGCGGTTTATTGCTATTGTACTCACTGTGATTATTGCCTTATCGGTTATTATATGCATCACCGCGATGTTTGTTGGAGAATTCGCTTTAAACTATATCGACAATCATTTGGATTTAAAAGGCAATTTCATCACCTACATTATACAGCTGGTCAGGTGGTCGCTGTTGGGTATATTGTACTTTGTAACGATATCCATCTTATACAGATATGGACCAGCGCATGCCAAAAAATGGCATTTTTTTAGTGCCGGATCCTGGCTGGCTACCATTCTGGCATTTTTAACTATTTTGGGTTTTTCTTTTTACATCAACAATTTCAGTTCGTACAATAAAGTGTATGGTTCCATCAGCGTTTTAATTGTGCTGATGATATGGCTTTATTTAAATTCGTTGATCTTGCTGATCGGATTTGAGCTGAATGCAAGTGTAGATTTATCGAAACGGAGCGTAAAAATCATCAAACCGAACTTCAATATGTTCAAAAAATCGGCTTCTACTCCACATAATTCCGAAAAATAA